TATTATCAGTGTTCACCTGCAGGGTCAGAGCAGCCATGGCTGATAAACACGGTGAGAGAAGACAGAGAGTAAGTAAGGTGAGTTTTTTCATAGCGAATAGCCTACACGAGTCCTTATGGGGGTTATTATTCCCATGAATGTCAAGAAATTGCCCCAGCAGGCCCGATACCAGTCGAGTAGACGCTCAGTGACACGCAAATCCGCTGCCTTGGCTCCTGTCACACTCACCGCGCCAACTGTGACACAGGTGGGACATTCTGCGCCACATTGACGATGTCCCAGTCGCCTCCCCAGCCGAACAAGACAACGGTATCATCCTGTTAGTAAGCAACTTAAACAAATAAAAATCCTAACGGCACAGTCCCTGCAAAGGGATTGGCATGAGCAAAGTTTTAGGAATCGACTTGGGCACGACCAATTCGTGCATGGCGGTGATGGAAGCCGGCGAGCCGGTCGTCATCCCGAACTCGGAAGGCGCGCGTACCACGCCGTCCGTAGTGGCATTCGCCAAGAATGGCGAACGTCTTGTCGGGCAGGCGGCCAAGCGCCAGGCGATCACCAACCCCGCCAACACCATCTTTTCGGCCAAGCGCCTCATCGGACGTAAGTACACCGAAGTCCAGGAAGAGGCGAAGGGCCTTCCCTACAAGGTTGTCGAAGGCAAGAACGGAGACGCCTGGATCGAATACGTCGTCAACGGCGAAACCAAGCAGAGCGCCCCGGAGGAGATCTCCTCCATGATTCTGCAAAAGCTGAAGGCCGACGCCGAGAAGTACCTCGGTGAAAAGATCGACAAGGCCGTCATCACCGTGCCGGCCTACTTCAATGACGCCCAGCGTCAGGCCACCAAGGATGCCGGTGCCATTGCCGGTCTTGAAGTCCTCCGCATCATCAACGAGCCGACCGCTGCTTCCCTCGCCTACGGCCTCGACAAGAAGAGCGACGAGTTCATCGCGGTTTACGACCTTGGCGGTGGTACCTACGATATTTCCATCCTCGAGATCGGTGACGGTCTCTTTGAGGTCAAGGCTACCAACGGGGACACGCACCTCGGCGGTGACAACTGGGACACGACCATCATCAAGTGGCTGGCCGAGGACTTCCAGAAGGAGCACGGCATCGACCTGCTCGGCGACCCGATGGCCAAGCAGCGTCTGAAGGAAGAAGCCGAGAAGGCCAAGATCGCCCTCTCCTCCTCCCAGAGCTACGACATCAACCTGCCCTTTATCACGGCGGACGCCTCCGGCCCGAAGCACCTCAACGTGCAGATCTCCCGCTCCAAGCTCGAGCAGCTGACCGGCGACCTCAATGCACGCACGAAGGAGCCCTTCATGAAGTGCCTGAAGGACGCTGGCCTCGACGCCGGGCAGATCAACGAGCTCGTCCTCGTCGG
This genomic interval from Ruficoccus sp. ZRK36 contains the following:
- the dnaK gene encoding molecular chaperone DnaK yields the protein MSKVLGIDLGTTNSCMAVMEAGEPVVIPNSEGARTTPSVVAFAKNGERLVGQAAKRQAITNPANTIFSAKRLIGRKYTEVQEEAKGLPYKVVEGKNGDAWIEYVVNGETKQSAPEEISSMILQKLKADAEKYLGEKIDKAVITVPAYFNDAQRQATKDAGAIAGLEVLRIINEPTAASLAYGLDKKSDEFIAVYDLGGGTYDISILEIGDGLFEVKATNGDTHLGGDNWDTTIIKWLAEDFQKEHGIDLLGDPMAKQRLKEEAEKAKIALSSSQSYDINLPFITADASGPKHLNVQISRSKLEQLTGDLNARTKEPFMKCLKDAGLDAGQINELVLVGGMTRMPAIVDVARELAGKDPHQGVNPDEVVAIGAAIQGAVLSNDPSVRDVLLLDVTPLTLAIETAGGVATPMIERNSRIPTKKSQVFSTYADNQSAVDIVITQGERPMSNDNKRLGNFRLDGIPPAPRGMPQIEVTFDIDANGILHVTAKDKGTGKEQKISLTGSSGLDKDEVEKLRKEAEAHAAEDSKKRDSAEARNQLDGLVFQTDKQLGELGDKIPADKKAPIEAAVAEGKKVLENQSASADELKAAATKITEEFSKVAQDIYGQAGAEGMDPAAAAAAAAAGAGTAPPAEESKSSDPNVVDADFEVVDDDKK